In Amyelois transitella isolate CPQ chromosome 26, ilAmyTran1.1, whole genome shotgun sequence, the following proteins share a genomic window:
- the LOC106131738 gene encoding homeobox protein 2, with translation MSLLEDVFLEDEAGEAQELERVIEGDEFDEQPAAQSGEDSNEDSEKEDEAEEDKRRVDPTSVKTKRVVNPRVILNPARLMGPRGIQVIPDHFKDFKFKGKGHEKEDLDLVLKKLEHWAYRLYPKFQFEDCLKKIETLGRKRPVMVHLHKIRSDQYISDDVVVQKDSSDDEAPQPEVDEFDKLLQQQIELARATPAPNSAKKLGLSTPMSKPSPFSMPKATSSPSISEEQKERMLRNRKLAEERRLARLKMAENNVTVINEETIEIDTHQSPIIKSNENVTVVHTVTFHVENHQNDSNSKQDNSQMTVVNEIPFDVDHGNDEPRKKQKKANVIDSSDDECEELVVNESITVDVHDTRQKNNSSPGTDEAQRLSNKIYSSDEELERSNDENEIKVGHDNEKLETSNDTNKSYEETAENTSKSANIQDNITDRIHNQDISLEINKNNDDINQINNFVDNDQEKRPETNEKNADMDDTQEINIMDKNKNLTEEEMAIDEDNSDSKVNKTNGTVLEVCNKNNEEIDFVEITNNNEDTKVDKVVTDETNNEHNREMANETDEIDKISKECNHSINETSKETMISNIDKDNVDRNIDLDLMEVDFDEDF, from the exons atgtcTCTTCTCGAAGATGTGTTCCTGGAAGATGAGGCTGGTGAGGCTCAGGAGTTAGAGCGTGTAATTGAAGGCGATGAGTTTGATGAACAACCAGCCGCACAGTCTGGGGAAGATAGCAATGAGGATAGTGAAAAAGAAGATGAAGCAG agGAAGACAAACGCCGTGTAGATCCTACGAGTGTTAAAACAAAACGTGTTGTTAACCCGAGAGTCATTTTAAATCCTGCTCGACTGATGGGTCCGAGAGGCATACAAGTTATACCAGAtcatttcaaagatttcaaatttaaag gAAAAGGTCACGAGAAAGAAGATTTGGATCTGGTTCTAAAGAAGTTAGAACATTGGGCATACAGATTGTACCCCAAGTTTCAGTTCGAGGACTGTTTGAAGAAGATTGAAACTCTAGGCAGAAAACGGCCAGTTATG GTGCATCTTCATAAAATAAGGTCTGACCAGTACATATCTGATGATGTGGTAGTTCAAAAAGACTCCAGCGACGACGAGGCACCCCAACCAGAGGTGGATGAGTTTGACAAGCTGTTACAGCAACAGATAGAGTTAGCCAGGGCCACACCGGCACCTAACTCTGCTAAGAAATTAGGATTAAGCACACCTATGTCCAAACC ATCTCCATTCTCGATGCCAAAAGCGACTTCGTCTCCTTCAATCAGTGAAGAACAGAAAGAGAGAATGCTAAGAAATAGAAAACTTGCCGAAGAGAGACGTCTGGCGAGACTGAAAATGGCAGAAAATAATGTTACGGTCATAAACGAGGAGACAATCGAAATTGATACTCACCAAAGTCCCATTATAAAGAGTAATGAAAATGTTACGGTTGTACATACGGTGACTTTTCATGTAGAAAATCATCAGAATGATTCTAATTCTAAACAGGATAATAGTCAAATGACTGTTGTAAATGAAATACCATTTGATGTAGATCATGGTAATGATGAGCCAAGGAAAAAGCAAAAGAAAGCAAATGTTATAGATAGCTCAGATGATGAATGCGAAGAATTGGTTGTGAATGAGTCGATAACAGTTGACGTTCATGATacaagacaaaaaaataacagttcaCCTGGAACAGATGAAGCACAACGtctttctaataaaatttatagttcTGATGAAGAATTAGAAAGGAGTAATGatgaaaacgaaataaaagTAGGGCATGACAATGAAAAACTCGAAACATCTAATGATACAAACAAATCATATGAAGAAACTGCAGAAAATACGTCAAAATCAGCAAATATTCAAGATAATATAACTGATAGGATTCATAATCAGGACATTTCtctagaaattaataaaaataacgatgacataaatcaaattaacaattttgtaGATAATGATCAAGAAAAACGACCAGaaactaatgaaaaaaatgcaGATATGGATGATACccaagaaattaatattatggaTAAGAATAAGAATCTCACTGAGGAAGAAATGGCCATCGATGAAGACAATAGTGATtctaaagttaataaaacaaatggtaCAGTTTTAgaagtttgtaataaaaataatgaagaaattGATTTTGTAGAAATTACCAACAATAATGAAGATACAAAAGTAGATAAAGTTGTAACTGACGAGACAAATAATGAACATAATAGAGAAATGGCCAATGAAACAgatgaaattgataaaatatcgAAAGAATGTAATCACAGTATAAATGAAACCAGTAAAGAAACGATGAtatcaaatattgacaaagaTAATGTTGATAGAAACATTGATTTAGATCTGATGGAGgttgattttgatgaagatttttaa
- the LOC106131740 gene encoding homocysteine-responsive endoplasmic reticulum-resident ubiquitin-like domain member 2 protein isoform X2 has translation MCSVFFYKILLLSTDEQKIIYSGQLLDDNAILKDVLRTYESQIAHIMHLVCTPKRRMAETNDNEGMRRRNVTVNSDNPPSGQSEAVRPEVTRPETRQNDQNHTVEMQNYLTSFVNNYGRVPQYPNYNLGGDGYLPVTSDPASMANHMMMMQQAYLQYMQQYANMWQAGAAPPAPPAEAPPPAPPAPPRDADGDDGLARDWLDHLYAASRLAILFSLVYLYGSPVRLLLVLLLAAAGYLHQIGFFRDLHVNPPQVQPERRNERPENQNQNQPEQNRNRIQAEENRNQPEQNRNQPEENRNQPERNRNQNQPSQNQNQEIPEQRDNVNNQSLLAVTWMIFTSFFSSLIPDTN, from the exons atgtgtagtgtttttttctataaaatcctactactg AGTACGGacgaacaaaaaattatatactcaGGCCAGTTGCTAGACGACAATGCGATATTGAAGGATGTACTCAGGACTTACGAGAGTCAGATCGCTCATATAATGCACCTAGTGTGTACGCCAAAACGGAGAATGGCCGAGACCAATGATAACGAGGGTATGAGGCGGAGGAATGTGACGGTGAACAGTGATAACCCACCCAGTGGACAGAGTGAAGCTGTGAGGCCGGAag ttactcGTCCAGAAACCCGCCAAAACGACCAGAACCACACAGTGGAGATGCAGAACTACCTGACCTCGTTCGTCAACAACTACGGCAGGGTGCCACAGTACCCCAACTACAATTTGGGGGGCGATGGCTACCTGCCTGTCACCAGCGATCCGGCGTCCATGGCCAACCACATGATGATGATGCAGCAGGCGTATTTGCAGTACATGCAGCAGTATGCTAATAT GTGGCAGGCGGGCGCCGCGCCCCCCGCTCCCCCCGCGGAGGCCCCCCCGCCCGCGCCCCCCGCGCCGCCGCGCGACGCGGACGGGGACGACGGGCTGGCGCGCGACTGGCTGGACCACCTCTACGCGGCCTCCAGGCTCGCCATCCTGTTCTCCCTGGTCTACCTCTACGGCAGCCCGGTGAGGCTGCTGCTGGTGCTGCTGTTGGCGGCTGCGGGTTATCT GCACCAGATTGGTTTCTTCCGCGACCTCCACGTGAACCCACCGCAAGTGCAACCGGAACGCCGCAACGAGCGACCGGAAAACCAGAACCAAAACCAACCGGAACAGAACCGAAACCGTATCCAAGCCGAAGAAAACCGAAACCAGCCCGAGCAAAACCGAAACCAACCCGAGGAAAACCGAAACCAACCCGAGCGAAACCGAAACCAGAACCAACCCAGTCAGAACCAAAATCAAGAAATACCGGAACAAAGGGACAACGTAAATAACCAATCTTTGCTCGCCGTCACTTGGATGATTTTTACGTCATTTTTCTCATCACTAATACCGGACACAAATTAG
- the LOC106131740 gene encoding homocysteine-responsive endoplasmic reticulum-resident ubiquitin-like domain member 2 protein isoform X1 yields the protein MIPDNVTLIVKAPNQQIEDQNIECQSSWTIGQLKGHLSQVYPSKPSTDEQKIIYSGQLLDDNAILKDVLRTYESQIAHIMHLVCTPKRRMAETNDNEGMRRRNVTVNSDNPPSGQSEAVRPEVTRPETRQNDQNHTVEMQNYLTSFVNNYGRVPQYPNYNLGGDGYLPVTSDPASMANHMMMMQQAYLQYMQQYANMWQAGAAPPAPPAEAPPPAPPAPPRDADGDDGLARDWLDHLYAASRLAILFSLVYLYGSPVRLLLVLLLAAAGYLHQIGFFRDLHVNPPQVQPERRNERPENQNQNQPEQNRNRIQAEENRNQPEQNRNQPEENRNQPERNRNQNQPSQNQNQEIPEQRDNVNNQSLLAVTWMIFTSFFSSLIPDTN from the exons ATGATACCAGATAACGTGACACTCATCGTCAAAGCTCCTAATCAGCAGATTGAGGATCAGAACATCGAATGCCAATCGTCATGGACAATAGGACAACTTAAGGGCCACTTATCTCAAGTTTACCCGAGTAAACCG AGTACGGacgaacaaaaaattatatactcaGGCCAGTTGCTAGACGACAATGCGATATTGAAGGATGTACTCAGGACTTACGAGAGTCAGATCGCTCATATAATGCACCTAGTGTGTACGCCAAAACGGAGAATGGCCGAGACCAATGATAACGAGGGTATGAGGCGGAGGAATGTGACGGTGAACAGTGATAACCCACCCAGTGGACAGAGTGAAGCTGTGAGGCCGGAag ttactcGTCCAGAAACCCGCCAAAACGACCAGAACCACACAGTGGAGATGCAGAACTACCTGACCTCGTTCGTCAACAACTACGGCAGGGTGCCACAGTACCCCAACTACAATTTGGGGGGCGATGGCTACCTGCCTGTCACCAGCGATCCGGCGTCCATGGCCAACCACATGATGATGATGCAGCAGGCGTATTTGCAGTACATGCAGCAGTATGCTAATAT GTGGCAGGCGGGCGCCGCGCCCCCCGCTCCCCCCGCGGAGGCCCCCCCGCCCGCGCCCCCCGCGCCGCCGCGCGACGCGGACGGGGACGACGGGCTGGCGCGCGACTGGCTGGACCACCTCTACGCGGCCTCCAGGCTCGCCATCCTGTTCTCCCTGGTCTACCTCTACGGCAGCCCGGTGAGGCTGCTGCTGGTGCTGCTGTTGGCGGCTGCGGGTTATCT GCACCAGATTGGTTTCTTCCGCGACCTCCACGTGAACCCACCGCAAGTGCAACCGGAACGCCGCAACGAGCGACCGGAAAACCAGAACCAAAACCAACCGGAACAGAACCGAAACCGTATCCAAGCCGAAGAAAACCGAAACCAGCCCGAGCAAAACCGAAACCAACCCGAGGAAAACCGAAACCAACCCGAGCGAAACCGAAACCAGAACCAACCCAGTCAGAACCAAAATCAAGAAATACCGGAACAAAGGGACAACGTAAATAACCAATCTTTGCTCGCCGTCACTTGGATGATTTTTACGTCATTTTTCTCATCACTAATACCGGACACAAATTAG
- the LOC106131744 gene encoding mediator of RNA polymerase II transcription subunit 20: MGVTVLQQYPVPENKTGTYVIELLTKRILALGATQQGQFLVDCESYLSHPQMGTTKTVHILHNSEQPASVFSILESGTKNIHVIADGLFDLLMMKLSQHYTSKKQTKIESKGPRFELGDFCVKLGSVTMNQNFKGILVEVEYRPCVMANAVWGLLREFLQGLSGSTVSVQPPQHLLSRMNEIYTPIDTIYQYLEHFSAYRKVTGMRA, translated from the exons ATGGGTGTCACTGT CCTTCAACAATATCCAGTGCCAGAGAATAAAACCGGCACGTACGTTATAGAATTGCTTACGAAACGGATTTTAGCTCTTGGAGCAACGCAACAAGGGCAGTTTTTGGTTGACTGTGAGAGCTACTTGTCTCATCCGCAGATGG GCACAACAAAAACAGTGCACATCCTTCACAATTCTGAACAGCCGGCGTCAGTGTTCTCCATACTGGAGAGTGGCACGAAGAACATCCATGTGATAGCGGACGGACTCTTTGACCTGCTCATGATGAAGCTGTCTCAGCATTACACGTCTAAGAAGCAGACCAAGATTGAGAGTAAAG gacCGAGATTCGAGCTAGGAGACTTCTGTGTTAAGCTCGGCTCGGTGACTATGAATCAGAATTTCAAAGGAATACTGGTTGAG GTAGAATATCGCCCCTGCGTGATGGCTAACGCAGTTTGGGGACTCCTTCGAGAGTTCCTACAAGGCCTCTCGGGCTCCACGGTGTCGGTGCAGCCTCCGCAGCACCTCCTCAGCCGGATGAACGAGATCTACACCCCCATAGACACCATATACCAGTACCTGGAGCATTTTAGTGCTTATAGAAAGGTTACTGGCATGAGAGCGTAG